In a single window of the Niabella ginsenosidivorans genome:
- a CDS encoding DUF5995 family protein — translation MEKSISLVAATITDVVSLLDQIIANCILKASRTGYFAALYRKMTIGVQEGIGNGVFDDGSRMETLDVVFANRYLAAYNQFTNGEMPCKCWKTAFEAAVSDDLIVLQHLLLGMNAHINLDLAIAAAQISTPETIGSLYNDYLKINTIIAGFFKSVQSDLSKIAFPMRFIELVDPEQTNAVLNFSISKAREAAWANALLFCEAGNANETPLINTCDNVVDSVAQKILQPGAAASVLTNLVLRTEQKDVAQNIAFLNQD, via the coding sequence TTGGAAAAATCCATTTCCTTGGTTGCTGCTACTATTACAGACGTTGTGTCCCTGCTGGACCAGATCATTGCCAACTGCATCCTAAAAGCTTCCCGCACCGGTTATTTTGCGGCGCTTTACCGTAAAATGACGATAGGCGTGCAGGAAGGCATCGGCAACGGGGTCTTTGATGACGGTTCCCGCATGGAAACACTGGATGTGGTTTTTGCCAATCGTTACCTGGCGGCTTATAACCAATTTACAAACGGGGAAATGCCCTGCAAATGCTGGAAAACCGCATTTGAAGCGGCCGTTTCCGATGATCTCATCGTTTTACAGCACCTGCTGCTGGGAATGAACGCGCATATTAACTTAGACCTGGCTATTGCCGCGGCGCAGATCAGCACGCCTGAAACCATCGGATCGCTTTATAATGATTACCTGAAAATCAATACCATTATTGCCGGTTTTTTTAAATCGGTTCAATCCGATCTTTCAAAGATCGCATTCCCCATGCGTTTTATTGAGCTGGTAGATCCCGAACAGACCAATGCCGTACTAAATTTCAGCATTTCGAAAGCCCGGGAGGCTGCCTGGGCCAATGCTTTGCTGTTTTGCGAAGCTGGAAACGCAAATGAAACACCCCTCATCAACACCTGTGACAACGTGGTAGACAGCGTGGCGCAAAAAATTCTGCAACCAGGCGCAGCAGCGTCTGTACTGACCAACCTGGTGCTTCGCACGGAACAAAAGGACGTGGCCCAAAACATTGCTTTTCTTAACCAGGATTAA
- a CDS encoding Na+/H+ antiporter: MIENSLLLILAMLFVITMLTMLSSKLRIPYPIFLVIAGLAISLLPGMPRIRINPELIFLIFLPPILFSAAWQIPWADFWGMRSSVATLGFGLVFFTALLIAYLSHVLIPGFDLALGFVLGGIISPPDAVAATSVLNKLKVPKSVVHLLEGESLVNDASSLIVFHFALAAVLTHTFSFWDATRSFFLVSCMGIVIGLAIAFIVSIIHKYFPTTPVIDAALTLVAPYVMYLAAENLHFSGVLAVVVGGLFLSYHAHDTLTYASRLNLAGIWNTIGFLLNGFIFVLIGLQMPYIISNFTHNTVKEALYYGLIISAAVIVIRIVWVYTITYLREKLTPKNTSHYYIPTAKEKFLIAWCGMRGVVSLAAALSIPFYLTGKTEFPYRNLILFITFVVILITLVVQGLTITPIIRLLKIEDSNSAIRRKEEEQLKLQLAQACLQYIDSNYAHELKENEPFRILRNRYSRMIEVAQSKLHGQTDGAGATAEDKKQERFQYLLLELVDIRRGELVSYRINGDFDEELIKEKEYELDLEEARLRSNTL; encoded by the coding sequence ATGATCGAAAACAGCCTTTTGCTTATCCTGGCAATGTTATTTGTAATTACAATGCTCACAATGCTGAGCAGCAAATTACGCATACCTTATCCCATTTTTCTGGTCATTGCCGGGCTGGCCATCAGCCTTTTGCCGGGAATGCCCCGTATAAGAATCAACCCGGAGCTGATCTTCCTGATCTTTTTGCCCCCGATCCTCTTTTCCGCCGCATGGCAAATACCCTGGGCTGATTTCTGGGGAATGCGATCATCCGTTGCCACATTAGGATTTGGCCTGGTATTTTTTACAGCATTACTCATTGCTTATTTATCCCATGTCCTCATTCCGGGGTTTGATCTTGCCCTTGGATTTGTGTTGGGGGGCATCATTTCCCCGCCGGATGCGGTAGCTGCCACATCTGTACTTAACAAACTAAAAGTGCCTAAAAGCGTTGTACACCTGCTGGAGGGGGAAAGCCTTGTAAATGACGCATCCAGCCTTATTGTTTTCCATTTTGCACTGGCTGCGGTGCTTACACATACTTTCAGTTTCTGGGATGCAACCCGGTCTTTTTTCCTGGTATCCTGCATGGGCATTGTCATCGGGCTGGCTATTGCTTTTATCGTTTCCATTATTCATAAATATTTTCCGACCACGCCGGTCATAGATGCGGCGCTTACGCTGGTAGCCCCTTATGTAATGTACCTGGCAGCGGAAAATCTGCATTTTTCAGGGGTGCTTGCAGTGGTTGTCGGCGGGCTCTTTCTGAGCTACCATGCGCATGACACGTTAACCTATGCATCCCGGCTGAATCTTGCCGGTATCTGGAACACCATCGGATTTCTCCTGAACGGGTTCATTTTCGTTCTTATAGGGTTACAGATGCCCTATATTATCAGCAATTTTACACATAATACGGTAAAAGAAGCCCTGTATTATGGGCTGATCATCAGCGCCGCTGTAATAGTGATCCGTATTGTATGGGTTTATACTATTACTTATTTAAGAGAAAAGCTTACCCCAAAAAATACATCGCACTATTATATACCCACTGCCAAAGAAAAATTTTTGATCGCCTGGTGTGGCATGAGAGGCGTGGTATCATTAGCAGCTGCCTTATCCATCCCTTTTTATTTAACGGGCAAAACAGAATTTCCTTACCGGAACCTGATCCTGTTTATAACATTTGTGGTCATCCTTATTACGCTGGTGGTTCAGGGATTAACCATTACACCTATTATCCGGTTGCTGAAAATTGAGGACAGCAACAGTGCCATAAGAAGAAAGGAAGAGGAGCAGCTAAAGCTGCAGTTGGCACAGGCCTGCTTACAATACATTGATTCCAATTACGCCCATGAGCTCAAAGAGAATGAACCGTTCAGGATCCTGCGCAATCGCTACAGCCGCATGATTGAGGTGGCTCAAAGCAAACTGCACGGTCAAACAGACGGCGCAGGTGCTACAGCTGAGGATAAAAAGCAGGAGCGCTTCCAGTACCTCCTGCTGGAGCTGGTAGATATACGGCGCGGGGAGCTGGTATCCTACAGGATCAATGGCGACTTTGATGAAGAGCTGATCAAGGAAAAGGAGTATGAGCTGGACCTGGAAGAAGCAAGGCTCAGAAGCAATACGCTTTAG
- a CDS encoding asparaginase domain-containing protein, whose amino-acid sequence MAIRIFITGGTFDKEYNMLNGELYFKDTHLHELLEKGRNTVPVEIRTLMMVDSLEMTEEDRELIAYQCEQSEEDQIVITHGTDTMSVTAQLIAQRVKNKTIVLTGAMIPIKFGSSDGLFNLGSAIAFVQSLPHGVYVAMNGRYFPANHVRKNRETGIFEAV is encoded by the coding sequence ATGGCGATAAGAATTTTTATTACAGGAGGTACATTTGACAAAGAGTATAATATGCTGAACGGTGAACTGTATTTTAAGGATACGCACCTGCATGAACTGCTTGAAAAAGGGCGCAACACCGTACCTGTTGAGATCCGGACACTGATGATGGTTGATAGTCTTGAAATGACAGAGGAAGACAGGGAACTGATCGCTTACCAGTGTGAGCAAAGTGAGGAAGACCAGATCGTGATCACACATGGTACAGATACCATGTCTGTAACTGCACAACTGATTGCACAACGCGTAAAAAATAAAACCATAGTGCTTACAGGTGCCATGATCCCCATTAAATTTGGCAGCTCTGACGGGCTGTTTAACCTGGGCAGCGCCATTGCTTTTGTACAATCCCTGCCCCACGGCGTTTACGTAGCCATGAACGGGCGCTACTTTCCCGCCAATCATGTTCGCAAGAACCGGGAAACCGGGATATTTGAAGCGGTATAA
- a CDS encoding alkaline phosphatase family protein, with amino-acid sequence MIRVFSTLAGLLLMAVVYAQPSRVEYVVLIGCGGFGAYALPNAGMPRLKTLMQEGAWSLKARSVLPSSSAVNWASLLMGAGPTVHGYTGTVPFPKYLPQIPAGMGYSPLFSAF; translated from the coding sequence ATGATCAGAGTTTTTTCAACCCTGGCAGGGTTGCTGTTAATGGCCGTAGTATACGCTCAGCCATCCCGGGTAGAATATGTGGTACTGATCGGATGTGGCGGGTTTGGGGCTTATGCTTTACCAAATGCCGGCATGCCCCGTTTAAAAACTCTGATGCAGGAAGGAGCCTGGTCCTTAAAAGCACGTTCAGTGCTGCCTTCTTCCAGTGCTGTTAACTGGGCTTCCCTGTTAATGGGTGCCGGGCCTACAGTACACGGATATACTGGAACAGTGCCATTCCCGAAATACCTTCCGCAGATACCAGCCGGTATGGGTTATTCCCCTCTGTTTTCAGCATTTTAA
- a CDS encoding alkaline phosphatase gives MEKAVTTIRVAGNDNDDFCADTAATVIRSKKPVLTFIHLDQPDGVGHAIGHRTPEYYAELKRVDTRIGKIADAVKDAGIAAETIIIVTADHGGKGKGHGGKSLDEVQIP, from the coding sequence GTGGAAAAAGCGGTTACCACTATCCGGGTGGCAGGCAATGATAATGACGATTTTTGTGCGGATACTGCTGCCACTGTTATCCGGTCCAAAAAACCGGTGCTTACCTTCATTCATCTTGATCAGCCCGATGGCGTAGGGCATGCCATTGGTCATCGCACACCGGAATATTATGCAGAGCTGAAACGGGTAGATACGCGCATCGGCAAAATTGCAGACGCTGTAAAAGACGCCGGTATAGCAGCGGAAACAATCATTATTGTAACAGCAGATCATGGGGGCAAAGGCAAGGGGCATGGAGGCAAATCGCTTGATGAAGTGCAGATACCCTGA
- a CDS encoding SusD/RagB family nutrient-binding outer membrane lipoprotein, with translation MKQIIKKTAILTTVTLLAASCKKFEEINTNPVAANTDQVQVEYFIDYSIVHAQQNPDVSERGFILYWQAAGHQIGDADGATFSQAGYNDGWLTNYYNNQSSALNYANSAIDVANQQLDNNTGKLYTSNLLQIARIWRAYLLSEMSDSFGPMPIEGFQGVNPDFKDVKSVYYYMLDELKDASSKLDITVEVPSDVKANDPVYAFDFSKWQAYANSLRLRLSMRLSEVDPAKAKAEFEDAAKGALLTDNTQIFQVQEKSGWDDLSGVYTRCWYLLPEGVTFDNLVKNLGGIKSEDQLPNIVTDATKRAQAIANIKPANYVGQYYPVQLTTKTNNPTSAYWLDGLPYTIDPRAYQIFYMPGNSSDASFPSGTCGAVDAGTVDTLKDLSGKKVKGMDAKFTWNPIPDGNWGAKGGVVNAINPFVSIGNSNGKVPSLKNQFRTQNAKRVFFAPWETYFLLAEGAVRGWSTPVDGKTAYEKGISSSFEYWGVSSYLSAYLTSTDYNRAGTSVSWSHTAEPGGSRTMNYVDGISGTAGTVNINYPVNSLYKGGAVRNDQLTKIITQKFIAQTPWLPLETWSDHRRLGLPFFENVVLESPITTLPDLTASNYTTSSIKFFPQRMKYPSSLQNSNINGYNQAVTALGGADAVLTPLWWAQQK, from the coding sequence ATGAAGCAAATAATAAAAAAAACGGCAATACTTACAACAGTGACGCTGCTGGCTGCATCCTGTAAAAAGTTTGAAGAAATTAATACAAATCCCGTTGCCGCAAATACTGACCAGGTTCAGGTGGAGTATTTTATTGACTACTCTATTGTGCACGCGCAGCAAAATCCGGATGTTTCGGAAAGAGGGTTTATCTTATACTGGCAGGCGGCTGGCCACCAGATCGGTGATGCGGATGGTGCTACTTTTTCGCAGGCAGGATATAACGACGGGTGGCTGACCAATTACTATAATAACCAGTCCAGTGCTTTAAATTATGCAAATAGTGCTATTGATGTAGCCAATCAACAGCTTGATAACAATACAGGAAAACTTTATACCAGTAACCTTTTACAGATTGCCCGTATATGGCGTGCCTATTTGCTGAGTGAAATGAGCGACTCCTTTGGTCCGATGCCTATAGAGGGTTTCCAAGGAGTGAATCCGGACTTTAAAGATGTGAAATCAGTTTACTATTATATGCTGGACGAGCTAAAAGATGCAAGTTCCAAGCTGGATATTACAGTAGAGGTGCCCAGCGATGTTAAGGCGAATGACCCTGTTTATGCGTTTGATTTTTCAAAATGGCAGGCTTATGCCAACTCTCTGCGCCTGCGGTTATCCATGCGGTTATCAGAAGTAGATCCTGCAAAAGCAAAGGCAGAATTTGAGGATGCTGCTAAAGGTGCCCTGCTTACAGATAATACCCAGATCTTTCAGGTGCAGGAGAAATCAGGATGGGATGATCTTTCCGGTGTATATACCCGCTGTTGGTACCTTTTACCTGAGGGAGTAACCTTTGACAACCTGGTTAAAAATCTGGGAGGTATTAAGTCAGAAGATCAGCTTCCGAATATTGTAACTGATGCTACGAAACGCGCTCAGGCTATTGCTAATATTAAACCAGCCAATTATGTAGGGCAATATTATCCTGTACAGCTTACTACAAAAACAAACAACCCTACATCAGCCTATTGGCTCGATGGCTTACCCTATACAATAGATCCGCGTGCCTACCAGATCTTTTATATGCCCGGGAACAGTTCTGATGCCTCTTTTCCAAGCGGCACCTGCGGTGCCGTTGATGCCGGCACCGTTGATACTCTTAAAGATTTGAGTGGGAAAAAAGTAAAGGGAATGGACGCAAAATTTACCTGGAATCCTATTCCTGATGGAAACTGGGGCGCAAAGGGAGGTGTTGTAAATGCAATTAATCCTTTTGTAAGTATAGGCAACTCTAATGGTAAAGTTCCCAGTCTGAAAAATCAGTTCAGGACCCAAAATGCCAAACGCGTTTTCTTTGCTCCCTGGGAAACCTATTTTCTGCTGGCTGAAGGTGCTGTTCGTGGCTGGTCTACTCCCGTGGATGGGAAAACCGCTTATGAAAAGGGAATCTCGAGCAGTTTCGAATACTGGGGCGTTTCCAGCTACCTTTCAGCATACCTTACCTCAACAGATTATAACAGAGCAGGCACATCGGTGAGCTGGAGTCATACTGCCGAGCCCGGCGGATCCCGCACCATGAACTATGTGGATGGTATTAGCGGTACAGCAGGAACAGTTAATATAAACTATCCCGTTAATAGCTTATATAAAGGAGGTGCTGTCAGAAACGACCAGCTTACAAAAATTATTACACAAAAATTTATAGCACAGACCCCCTGGTTACCGCTTGAAACCTGGAGTGATCACAGAAGATTGGGGCTGCCGTTTTTTGAAAATGTAGTGCTTGAAAGTCCTATAACCACTTTGCCGGATTTAACTGCATCTAATTACACAACAAGCAGTATAAAATTTTTCCCGCAGAGAATGAAATATCCTTCAAGCCTGCAAAACAGTAACATTAATGGTTATAACCAGGCTGTTACTGCTTTGGGTGGTGCTGATGCTGTTTTAACTCCTTTATGGTGGGCGCAACAGAAATAA
- a CDS encoding SusC/RagA family TonB-linked outer membrane protein, giving the protein MMKKQILFVFLAMLICCGSLFAQVKRTITGTVTDADGKPVPGATITIKGTVTAVSTDENGHYSIQATDNAVLEVSSIGYANQDMKVGTNTTVDITLTTTGGKTEGEVVVTALGIKRERKSLGYAVQEVKGQALVEAREPNLVNDLTGKVAGLQVVRSGNGIGGSSQIVLRGNNSLTGLSQPLIVIDGIPMSNAIGRVNGNNDFWNPTLDMGNGLSDINADDIESISVLKGPAAAGLYGSLGGNGVILITTKSGKKQQGLGITVSSSVGFSSIFTNPEIQSAYGQGSNGLFNATSDLSWGPKIEGQSYTDWAGVNRSMQAYNNVKNYFQTGIASNQNVSFQQQLGGTSVYTSYNRMDNKDIVPGSKLVRNNITTRAITKFGRQEKWTLDTKVQFINATADNRPLVGQNVNNAFAIAYNLPRSLDITSFKHSVDSAGNMIWYQPGNNMNPYWSRQYNLNSDTRNRFLLNGTLKHQFTDWLSAEVSGGADMYTTNTESKLYAGSPGNVTGSYGLGKQTYRQTNFSTMFTAKKDNLFGKLGGSIMVGGNLMAWENSSLSASAASLKVPNLFSVTNSKGNPSITQDYSQKKINSAYGSVELNYDGYLFLNGTFRNDWSSTLSKLNRSFFYPSVGLSYVITDMITRNGGALPGWLSFAKLRGTYAQAGSDLDPYQLYNTYFIGNDPNSNTIAWRNTTLFNDSVKAQLMKSLEAGLEMRFFQSRFGIDLSFYKTNTTNQLIDLPMDPLSGYNYRKINAGNVQNAGVELIADAKILTHQNSLNWNISVNYSHNNNVVKSIYPGVPKYQLPGGSFDDIQILAVEGQKYGEIYGTQFARVTDNTSSSYGQLLLSSEGLPQVANDGDRVRLGNQQASGLLGVTNSFAYKNFGLSFQVDARFGGKIFSGTLAAMERSGTAGMTVVNGSRDSVIVNGVILNKTTNEYEPNTKKVSAQQYWGAMAGEGNIGITEANLYDASNIRIRNIQLSYNFPKKMLSGSFIQRAAVSVSCNNVWLISSHMHGIDPESVYATGTPAVGFENGSAPTSRTFFINFTLGF; this is encoded by the coding sequence ATGATGAAGAAACAAATTCTGTTCGTATTCCTTGCGATGCTGATCTGTTGCGGGAGCCTGTTTGCCCAGGTAAAACGTACGATCACCGGTACTGTTACCGACGCAGACGGAAAGCCGGTTCCCGGAGCTACGATTACCATTAAGGGAACGGTAACGGCCGTGTCTACTGATGAAAACGGCCATTACAGCATTCAGGCAACTGATAATGCCGTGCTGGAAGTATCCTCTATCGGATATGCTAACCAGGATATGAAAGTGGGCACAAATACTACTGTAGATATTACCCTTACTACAACCGGTGGAAAAACAGAAGGAGAGGTAGTGGTTACGGCGTTAGGTATTAAAAGAGAACGGAAATCTTTGGGGTATGCCGTGCAGGAAGTGAAGGGACAGGCATTGGTGGAAGCGCGGGAGCCCAACCTGGTAAATGATCTGACGGGTAAGGTAGCCGGTTTACAGGTTGTACGCTCCGGAAACGGGATTGGAGGATCCTCACAAATCGTATTAAGGGGAAATAATTCATTAACAGGATTATCCCAGCCTTTGATCGTTATTGACGGTATTCCGATGAGCAATGCTATAGGCCGTGTTAACGGCAACAATGATTTCTGGAACCCTACACTGGATATGGGTAACGGGTTGAGTGATATAAACGCAGATGATATTGAAAGTATTTCTGTACTGAAAGGGCCAGCCGCTGCCGGTCTTTACGGATCATTAGGCGGTAATGGTGTTATTCTGATTACAACGAAGAGCGGTAAAAAACAGCAGGGCCTGGGCATTACGGTTTCCTCATCTGTTGGTTTCTCCAGTATCTTTACCAACCCGGAAATACAAAGCGCTTATGGCCAGGGAAGCAACGGATTGTTTAATGCAACCTCTGATTTAAGCTGGGGCCCGAAAATTGAGGGCCAGTCATATACGGATTGGGCAGGGGTAAACAGATCCATGCAGGCCTATAATAACGTTAAGAATTATTTTCAAACAGGCATTGCTTCTAATCAGAATGTTTCATTTCAACAGCAACTTGGAGGAACATCCGTTTATACTTCTTATAACCGGATGGATAATAAAGACATTGTACCCGGATCCAAACTGGTGAGAAATAACATCACAACACGGGCCATTACCAAATTTGGAAGACAGGAAAAATGGACGCTGGATACTAAAGTACAGTTTATTAATGCCACCGCTGATAACCGGCCGCTGGTGGGGCAAAATGTAAACAATGCTTTTGCAATTGCCTATAATCTGCCCCGGTCTTTGGATATTACCAGCTTTAAGCATTCTGTGGATTCTGCAGGCAATATGATCTGGTATCAACCCGGCAATAATATGAATCCTTACTGGAGCAGACAATACAACCTGAATAGCGACACCCGGAACCGGTTTTTGTTGAATGGCACATTAAAGCACCAGTTCACAGACTGGTTAAGCGCTGAAGTAAGCGGTGGTGCTGATATGTATACCACTAATACAGAAAGCAAGTTATACGCGGGCAGCCCGGGTAATGTTACAGGAAGCTATGGATTGGGAAAGCAAACTTATCGCCAAACCAATTTCAGCACTATGTTTACTGCCAAAAAAGACAATTTATTTGGTAAACTAGGCGGCTCCATTATGGTGGGAGGAAACCTGATGGCCTGGGAAAATTCTTCACTTAGTGCCAGTGCGGCTTCCCTTAAAGTGCCGAACCTATTTTCAGTAACCAATTCAAAAGGAAACCCATCCATTACGCAGGATTATTCACAAAAAAAGATCAATTCAGCCTATGGATCGGTTGAGCTGAACTACGACGGATACTTGTTTTTGAACGGAACGTTCAGAAACGATTGGTCCTCCACCTTAAGTAAACTCAACAGATCTTTCTTCTATCCATCTGTAGGCCTGTCTTATGTTATCACAGATATGATCACCAGGAACGGGGGGGCTCTTCCCGGATGGTTGAGCTTTGCCAAGCTGAGAGGTACTTATGCGCAGGCAGGTAGCGACCTGGATCCATACCAGCTGTATAATACCTATTTTATAGGAAATGATCCAAACAGCAATACGATAGCCTGGAGAAATACTACCTTGTTCAATGACAGCGTTAAGGCGCAGTTGATGAAATCGCTTGAAGCTGGTCTGGAAATGCGTTTTTTTCAGAGCCGTTTTGGCATAGATCTGTCCTTCTATAAAACAAATACGACCAACCAGCTGATTGATCTGCCAATGGATCCGTTGAGCGGGTATAACTATAGAAAAATAAATGCAGGGAATGTTCAGAATGCAGGCGTTGAATTGATCGCGGATGCAAAAATTCTCACACATCAAAATTCGCTGAACTGGAACATATCTGTAAACTATTCCCACAATAACAACGTGGTGAAATCAATTTATCCGGGTGTTCCCAAGTACCAGCTTCCGGGAGGTTCCTTTGATGATATCCAGATACTGGCAGTAGAAGGGCAAAAGTACGGTGAAATTTACGGAACCCAGTTTGCAAGGGTAACTGATAACACCAGTTCCAGTTATGGACAGTTATTGTTAAGCTCGGAAGGTTTACCACAAGTAGCGAATGATGGCGACAGGGTTCGGTTGGGTAACCAGCAGGCATCAGGATTACTGGGCGTTACCAACTCTTTTGCGTATAAAAATTTCGGATTATCCTTCCAGGTGGATGCGCGCTTTGGCGGGAAAATATTCTCAGGGACTCTTGCTGCTATGGAAAGAAGCGGAACTGCTGGAATGACGGTTGTAAATGGTTCCAGGGATTCTGTGATCGTAAATGGTGTTATTCTGAACAAAACGACTAATGAGTACGAACCTAATACGAAAAAAGTTTCTGCCCAGCAGTATTGGGGTGCGATGGCAGGAGAAGGAAATATCGGAATAACAGAGGCGAATCTGTACGATGCATCCAACATCCGCATCAGAAACATTCAGCTGAGCTATAACTTTCCTAAAAAAATGCTTTCCGGTAGCTTTATTCAAAGAGCGGCGGTTTCGGTGTCCTGTAATAATGTGTGGTTAATTTCCAGTCATATGCATGGTATTGACCCTGAATCAGTATACGCTACAGGAACACCCGCTGTAGGGTTTGAAAACGGGAGCGCTCCTACATCAAGAACCTTCTTTATCAATTTTACTTTAGGGTTCTAA